The following coding sequences lie in one Photobacterium sp. CCB-ST2H9 genomic window:
- the eat gene encoding ethanolamine permease, producing MSDSNYQAVENNTVSDDYLSKRQLKKGVAGWVLLASLGVSYVISGDFAGWNFGLERAGFGGMLLATIVMGLMYLCLILSLAEMSSSIPTAGGGYSFARRAMGPWGGFLTGTAILLEYAIAPAAIAIFIGGYVNELIGIDGPVVYAVFYCVFVGIHLWGAGEALRIMMGITILAVIAIIVFALGMLPHFDINNLFDIPVQADVAGASVFLPEGYLGIWAALPFAMWLFLAVEGVPLAAEEATNPAKDMPRGIIASMLLLIVFAAVVLILVPGGAGAEAMKSHSAPLVGALQAVYGTDSLAAKFVNVVGLFGLIASFFSIIYAYSRQVFALSRAGYLPRFLSLSGERKVPVWALIVPGVIGFLLSLSGEGDLMITMAVFGATVSYALMSLSHILLRRKEPELARPYKTPGGTLTSGIALVLSLVALASTFVVSLQAALWSALFYAVMLTYFALYSRHRIVANAPEEEFDLISSAESELS from the coding sequence ATGTCTGACAGCAATTATCAAGCAGTCGAAAATAACACCGTCTCTGACGATTACTTAAGTAAACGACAGCTCAAAAAAGGCGTTGCCGGGTGGGTGCTTCTGGCCAGTCTTGGGGTGTCTTATGTGATTTCCGGCGATTTTGCCGGCTGGAACTTTGGCCTGGAACGTGCTGGTTTCGGTGGCATGTTGCTGGCAACCATTGTGATGGGGCTGATGTATCTGTGCCTGATTCTCAGTCTGGCCGAAATGTCATCTTCCATTCCAACTGCCGGCGGCGGCTACAGTTTTGCCCGGCGGGCGATGGGGCCCTGGGGCGGTTTTCTGACCGGAACCGCGATTTTGCTGGAATATGCCATTGCACCGGCGGCGATTGCAATCTTCATTGGCGGCTACGTCAACGAACTGATTGGCATCGATGGCCCGGTGGTGTATGCCGTCTTCTACTGCGTCTTCGTTGGAATTCATCTCTGGGGCGCCGGTGAAGCACTGCGGATCATGATGGGTATCACGATTCTGGCCGTGATTGCGATTATCGTGTTTGCGCTGGGCATGCTGCCGCACTTCGACATCAACAACCTTTTTGATATCCCTGTTCAAGCTGATGTCGCGGGTGCCAGCGTATTTTTACCGGAAGGTTATCTCGGAATCTGGGCGGCACTGCCGTTTGCGATGTGGCTGTTTCTGGCGGTTGAAGGCGTCCCGCTGGCTGCAGAAGAAGCGACCAACCCGGCAAAAGACATGCCGCGCGGGATTATCGCTTCCATGCTGCTGCTGATTGTCTTTGCTGCTGTGGTGCTGATTCTGGTCCCGGGCGGAGCCGGTGCTGAGGCGATGAAATCTCACAGCGCGCCACTTGTTGGGGCTTTGCAGGCAGTTTACGGCACAGATTCTCTCGCTGCCAAATTTGTGAACGTTGTCGGTCTGTTCGGTCTTATTGCCAGCTTTTTCTCGATTATTTATGCGTATTCCCGTCAGGTGTTTGCCCTGTCCCGGGCCGGTTATCTGCCCCGTTTCCTGTCCCTGTCCGGTGAGCGAAAAGTGCCGGTCTGGGCGCTGATTGTCCCCGGTGTGATTGGTTTTCTGCTGTCCCTGTCCGGCGAGGGCGATCTGATGATCACCATGGCGGTATTCGGTGCGACCGTGTCTTATGCCCTGATGAGTCTGTCTCATATCTTGCTGCGCCGTAAAGAGCCGGAACTGGCGCGTCCTTACAAAACACCGGGGGGCACGCTGACGTCCGGTATTGCACTGGTGCTGTCGTTAGTGGCACTGGCATCCACCTTTGTGGTGAGCCTGCAGGCGGCGTTGTGGTCGGCACTCTTCTATGCCGTGATGCTGACTTACTTCGCCCTGTACAGCCGCCACCGGATTGTGGCGAATGCGCCGGAAGAAGAGTTTGACCTGATTTCCAGTGCTGAGTCTGAACTCAGCTAA
- a CDS encoding glutamine synthetase family protein: MEAREVKTIADAMAIVEERGLTHVKVGLFDNDGIMRGKYMAKSKFFSSLEKGFAFCDVVLGWDSKDQLYDNASYTGWHTGYPDAPVRILPHTCRDVYGEDGMLLFIAEFTEEAEKVCPRGTLRRVLQKADAMGFDVFSALEYEFFVFNETPHSAREKGFRNLEPITPDWFGYSMIRNSVHSDLYHAILEMGEQMDFPIEGIHSETGPGVLEAAIGVDGAEAAADKAALFKTFMKVLAQKRELMATFMAKWSGDYPGQSGHIHISLKNKDGSSAFFDPSQTHNMSKVQRHFLAGQQRLMPEFLCLIAPTINSYTRMIPGFWAPTDATWGVENRTTALRVIPGSEKSQRIEHRLGAADANPYLALAAAVASGLYGILQEWEPFEQVKGNAYEQPHAPELQLPRTLWEAAQRFRQSEAARTMFGDEFVDHFAATREWEEREFRKHVTDWEMDRYFEII, from the coding sequence ATGGAAGCCAGAGAAGTGAAGACGATTGCGGACGCAATGGCCATTGTTGAGGAACGGGGTCTGACACATGTCAAAGTCGGGCTGTTCGATAATGACGGCATCATGCGCGGTAAATATATGGCGAAATCGAAATTCTTTTCCTCACTGGAAAAAGGGTTTGCTTTCTGTGATGTGGTTCTGGGCTGGGATTCCAAAGACCAGCTGTACGATAACGCGAGTTACACCGGCTGGCATACCGGCTACCCGGATGCGCCGGTGCGGATTCTGCCCCATACCTGCCGTGATGTGTATGGGGAAGACGGCATGCTGCTGTTTATTGCAGAGTTTACGGAAGAGGCCGAAAAAGTCTGCCCGCGCGGTACCCTGCGCCGGGTGCTGCAAAAAGCCGATGCTATGGGTTTCGATGTGTTTTCTGCGTTGGAGTACGAGTTCTTTGTGTTTAACGAAACACCGCATTCGGCCCGTGAAAAAGGCTTTCGCAATCTCGAACCCATTACGCCGGACTGGTTTGGCTATTCAATGATCCGCAATTCAGTCCATTCAGATTTGTATCACGCAATTCTGGAAATGGGGGAGCAGATGGACTTCCCGATCGAGGGCATTCACTCCGAAACCGGACCGGGCGTGCTGGAAGCCGCCATTGGCGTCGACGGTGCTGAAGCGGCCGCAGATAAAGCCGCGTTGTTCAAAACCTTCATGAAGGTGCTGGCACAGAAACGTGAGCTGATGGCGACATTCATGGCGAAATGGTCAGGCGACTATCCCGGACAAAGCGGGCATATCCACATTTCGCTGAAAAACAAAGACGGTTCTTCGGCTTTCTTCGACCCATCGCAAACCCACAACATGAGCAAGGTCCAACGTCATTTTCTGGCGGGACAGCAACGCCTGATGCCGGAGTTTCTGTGTCTGATTGCGCCGACCATTAATAGTTATACCCGCATGATCCCGGGCTTCTGGGCCCCGACCGATGCGACCTGGGGCGTGGAAAACCGCACCACGGCGCTGCGGGTGATCCCCGGCAGTGAGAAGTCGCAACGCATTGAGCACCGCCTCGGCGCGGCAGATGCCAACCCTTATCTGGCACTGGCGGCTGCGGTTGCTTCCGGTCTGTACGGCATCCTTCAGGAATGGGAACCCTTTGAACAGGTAAAAGGCAATGCCTATGAACAGCCTCATGCGCCGGAGCTGCAGCTGCCCCGTACTTTGTGGGAAGCCGCGCAGCGATTCAGGCAGTCGGAAGCGGCCCGTACTATGTTTGGAGATGAGTTTGTCGATCATTTTGCGGCCACCCGTGAGTGGGAAGAGCGTGAATTCAGAAAACATGTGACGGACTGGGAAATGGACCGCTACTTCGAAATTATCTAG
- a CDS encoding aldehyde dehydrogenase family protein encodes MTTMQQTISPVDGSVYVTRPLASQTEIQQALKLAQRAQKNWAGTDLAERQAICAKAVEWFEAHQADIGLEISWQMGRPVRYAKGEVAGLAERARYMIEASETALAPVTLPDKPGFTRYIRREPVGVVAVIAPWNYPYLTAVNSIVPALLAGNSVILKHSAQTPLCAERLKAAFDAAGLPEGVFQYLHLSHDDTTALIQSAQISHVAFTGSVPAGAHVEQAVAGRFIGVGLELGGKDPAYIRADADLDYAAETAIDGAFFNSGQSCCGIERIYVHASVYDAFVEKAVAIVNQYTLGRSDDPDTTLGPLVRASAADFVRGQIEDAVAQGAVAHIDEKNFPLSLAGTPYLAPQILTQVDHSMRVMHEESFGPVVGIMKVSSDEEAITLMNDSDFGLTASIFTQDINTGITLGEQLETGTFFINRCDYLDPALAWTGVKQSGRGCTLSVLGFEALTRPKSFHIKTLG; translated from the coding sequence ATGACAACCATGCAGCAAACAATTTCGCCGGTTGACGGCAGTGTGTATGTGACCCGGCCGCTCGCCTCACAGACGGAGATTCAGCAGGCGCTGAAGCTGGCACAACGCGCACAGAAAAACTGGGCCGGTACAGACCTGGCAGAGCGTCAGGCCATCTGCGCGAAAGCCGTCGAATGGTTTGAAGCCCATCAGGCGGATATCGGTCTGGAAATCAGCTGGCAGATGGGACGTCCGGTCCGTTATGCCAAAGGGGAAGTCGCCGGTCTGGCCGAGCGTGCCCGATATATGATTGAAGCCAGTGAGACAGCGCTGGCCCCGGTTACCTTGCCGGACAAGCCCGGATTTACCCGGTATATCCGACGTGAACCTGTGGGTGTGGTTGCGGTGATTGCACCCTGGAACTATCCGTATCTGACGGCAGTGAACAGCATCGTACCGGCCCTGCTGGCGGGTAACAGTGTCATCCTGAAGCACTCGGCCCAGACGCCGCTGTGTGCGGAGCGTCTGAAGGCCGCATTTGATGCCGCCGGACTGCCGGAAGGGGTGTTCCAGTATCTGCATCTCAGTCATGACGACACCACAGCGCTGATTCAATCAGCGCAGATCAGTCATGTCGCGTTCACCGGGTCGGTGCCTGCCGGTGCGCATGTCGAACAGGCGGTTGCCGGACGCTTTATCGGGGTCGGACTGGAGCTGGGCGGCAAGGACCCGGCATATATCCGCGCCGATGCCGATCTGGATTATGCCGCCGAAACGGCCATTGACGGCGCCTTCTTTAACAGCGGTCAGTCCTGCTGCGGTATTGAGCGGATTTATGTGCATGCATCGGTTTATGATGCCTTTGTTGAGAAAGCGGTCGCGATCGTCAACCAGTACACGCTGGGCCGATCTGATGATCCGGACACCACTCTCGGGCCGCTGGTCCGTGCCAGTGCAGCCGATTTTGTCCGGGGACAGATTGAAGACGCGGTTGCTCAGGGGGCCGTGGCCCATATCGACGAGAAAAACTTTCCGCTCAGTCTGGCCGGGACGCCTTATCTGGCACCGCAGATTCTGACGCAGGTGGATCATTCGATGCGGGTGATGCACGAAGAATCCTTTGGCCCTGTGGTGGGCATCATGAAGGTCAGCAGTGACGAAGAAGCCATCACCCTGATGAACGACAGCGATTTCGGCCTGACTGCCAGTATTTTCACACAGGACATCAACACTGGGATCACGCTGGGCGAACAGCTGGAGACCGGGACGTTCTTTATCAACCGGTGTGACTATCTGGATCCGGCGCTGGCCTGGACCGGGGTGAAACAATCCGGCCGCGGCTGCACGCTGTCCGTGCTCGGTTTTGAGGCGCTGACCCGTCCGAAGTCGTTCCATATCAAGACGCTGGGCTAA
- a CDS encoding iron-containing alcohol dehydrogenase, with protein MALQGNWNYPTPMTVGEGCLYQIAQACHGAGIRKALLVTDPGLAELPMVSETVALCREAGIACEVFSRIQGNPTGENVEDGLSVYRQGGFDGVIAFGGGSSLDAAKAIALMAGQSLPLWAFEDVGDNWLQANAAAIAPVIAIPTTAGTGSEVGRASVITDTANHVKKIIFHPKMLPVRVLLDPKVTVGLPPHITAATGMDALSHNLEAFCAPGYHPMAEGIALEGIRLIKTYLPQAVANGEDIEARTQMLVASSMGATAFQRGLGGMHAIAHTLGALYDKHHGLLNAILMPYVLAANRHAIEDRITDLARYLDLPEPGFDAFLHWVLDFRAELKIPQTLAEIDITIEEAQRVGEMAVQDPSAGGNPVAFSAEEYSQIFVDAVTGRLP; from the coding sequence ATGGCATTACAAGGAAACTGGAATTACCCGACACCGATGACGGTCGGCGAAGGCTGTCTCTATCAGATTGCACAGGCGTGTCATGGCGCAGGGATCCGCAAAGCCCTGCTGGTGACGGACCCCGGTCTGGCGGAGTTGCCCATGGTGTCTGAAACGGTTGCGTTGTGCCGGGAAGCCGGGATTGCCTGTGAGGTGTTCAGCCGGATTCAGGGCAATCCGACCGGAGAAAACGTCGAAGATGGTCTGTCGGTGTATCGTCAGGGTGGTTTTGACGGGGTGATTGCATTTGGCGGTGGTTCCAGTCTGGATGCGGCCAAGGCCATTGCGCTGATGGCGGGACAGTCCCTGCCGCTGTGGGCGTTTGAGGATGTGGGTGATAACTGGCTTCAGGCCAATGCCGCTGCCATTGCACCAGTGATCGCAATTCCGACCACCGCCGGAACCGGTTCTGAAGTAGGACGCGCCTCGGTGATCACCGATACGGCCAATCATGTCAAAAAGATCATTTTCCATCCGAAGATGCTGCCGGTTCGTGTGTTGCTTGACCCGAAAGTGACCGTTGGTCTGCCGCCGCATATTACGGCCGCAACCGGGATGGATGCACTGTCCCATAATCTGGAAGCCTTCTGTGCCCCTGGCTATCACCCGATGGCAGAAGGAATTGCACTGGAAGGGATCCGGCTGATCAAAACCTATCTGCCGCAGGCCGTGGCGAATGGTGAAGATATTGAAGCCCGGACCCAGATGCTGGTGGCGTCTAGCATGGGAGCAACGGCTTTTCAGCGTGGGCTGGGCGGCATGCACGCCATCGCGCATACACTGGGCGCCTTGTATGACAAGCACCACGGTCTGCTGAATGCGATCCTGATGCCTTATGTGCTGGCGGCCAACCGCCATGCGATTGAAGACCGGATCACGGATCTGGCCCGTTATCTGGATCTGCCTGAGCCCGGTTTTGATGCTTTCCTTCACTGGGTGCTGGACTTCCGTGCCGAGCTGAAGATTCCGCAGACGCTGGCAGAAATCGACATCACCATTGAAGAAGCACAGCGGGTCGGGGAAATGGCCGTGCAGGATCCATCGGCCGGGGGTAATCCCGTTGCCTTCTCGGCGGAAGAATACAGCCAGATTTTTGTCGATGCCGTCACGGGCCGGCTTCCGTAA
- a CDS encoding GMP synthase, whose amino-acid sequence MQMKIGILQCDDVRQDLQPAHGNYPAMFEQLLHHADSKLELVFYRALDGELPSDTDECDAYMTTGSRFSVNDDLPWIPPLLDFIWSLYTRHKKLVGICFGHQLIAKALGGDVIQAPQGWGVGVATHSLLALPRGVNGAATVPESLSLVVSHQDQVVTLPQNSVVLAGSDFCPYAMMQVGDHFLGIQGHPEFSKPYSRDLMLARKDILPAEVLDDGLTSLEKTVDSERVTRWMLDFLQAS is encoded by the coding sequence ATGCAGATGAAAATAGGCATTTTGCAGTGCGATGACGTCCGGCAGGATTTGCAGCCGGCACACGGGAATTATCCGGCGATGTTTGAGCAGTTACTGCATCATGCCGACAGCAAGCTGGAACTGGTGTTTTACCGGGCACTGGACGGTGAATTGCCTTCGGATACGGATGAATGTGATGCCTACATGACCACGGGCAGTCGCTTCAGCGTGAATGATGATTTGCCGTGGATCCCGCCGTTGCTGGATTTTATCTGGTCCCTGTATACACGCCACAAAAAGCTGGTGGGGATATGTTTCGGACATCAGCTGATTGCCAAAGCGCTGGGGGGCGATGTGATTCAGGCACCGCAGGGCTGGGGGGTTGGCGTAGCCACGCATTCGCTGCTGGCGTTACCCCGGGGCGTGAACGGTGCTGCGACGGTGCCTGAAAGTCTGTCGCTGGTGGTCAGCCATCAGGATCAGGTGGTTACACTGCCGCAAAACAGTGTGGTGCTGGCCGGAAGCGATTTTTGCCCGTATGCCATGATGCAGGTCGGCGATCATTTCCTCGGGATTCAGGGGCACCCGGAGTTCAGTAAGCCTTATTCCCGGGATCTGATGCTGGCAAGAAAAGACATCCTGCCTGCTGAAGTCCTGGATGACGGGCTGACGTCGCTGGAGAAAACGGTCGACAGTGAACGGGTCACCCGCTGGATGCTGGATTTTCTTCAGGCATCCTGA
- a CDS encoding siderophore-interacting protein: MQKRLQPKTFTVSETFDISPNMRRIVLTGEDIRHLPADSAGQYVKLLFTPEGSTDLNTLTEGQRPVMRTYTISEFDTVQGRFSIDFVKHHHGDTVDQMQGGYASHWAIQAQAGDQISIGGPNSIQGLTEDYDWVFIIGDMTALPSVQLKAASLPADARGYVVLDLHSDADLPALKLPAGVELILRTGDLQTAPSLAERVASLPWLTGKPAIWCACEFSNMRAIRQHLSQQPEFDRKSCYISSYWKAGVTEDGHKVIKRDDQENYDG; encoded by the coding sequence ATGCAAAAACGTCTTCAACCCAAAACATTCACCGTCTCAGAAACATTCGATATCAGCCCGAACATGCGCCGTATCGTGCTGACCGGTGAGGATATCCGGCACCTTCCGGCAGACAGTGCCGGGCAATACGTCAAATTGCTGTTCACGCCGGAAGGCAGCACGGACCTGAATACCCTGACCGAAGGTCAGCGTCCGGTGATGCGCACCTACACCATCAGCGAATTTGATACCGTGCAGGGCCGGTTTTCAATCGACTTTGTCAAACATCATCATGGGGACACGGTCGATCAGATGCAGGGCGGATACGCCAGCCACTGGGCCATCCAAGCCCAGGCAGGCGATCAGATTTCCATTGGCGGACCGAACTCGATTCAGGGTCTGACAGAAGACTATGACTGGGTGTTCATCATCGGCGATATGACCGCCTTGCCATCGGTTCAGCTCAAAGCCGCCAGTCTGCCCGCAGATGCCAGAGGCTATGTAGTGCTGGATCTGCACAGTGATGCCGATCTGCCTGCCCTGAAGCTGCCCGCAGGTGTTGAACTGATCCTCAGAACCGGAGATCTCCAGACTGCCCCTTCGCTGGCAGAACGCGTGGCTTCACTGCCGTGGCTGACAGGAAAACCGGCCATCTGGTGTGCCTGTGAATTCAGCAATATGAGAGCCATTCGCCAGCATCTCAGCCAGCAGCCGGAATTCGACCGCAAATCCTGCTATATCAGCAGTTACTGGAAGGCGGGCGTCACCGAGGATGGTCATAAGGTTATCAAACGTGATGACCAGGAGAATTATGACGGCTAA
- a CDS encoding recombinase family protein, with product MPTTYGYIRLSPKMTDPDAFIRQMTDASPDLHLFQETGMRGNVPAEDRPQYRALFDRLKPGDELVVRWVTDLGFHFDACHLTISNLLAKGVIIHTLNQPLTFQLDCPITDALLRMLKGYASSQTQQRLWAAEASRGILRQDPSAWKEKFRGRRANQAQHQQIAKLLQAGKTLQSVADEVGVSISTVKRVKAKMQQPDQAGLDRHDPSSCNP from the coding sequence ATGCCGACGACTTACGGCTACATTCGGCTGTCACCGAAAATGACGGATCCGGATGCTTTCATCCGACAGATGACCGATGCCAGTCCGGACCTCCATCTGTTTCAGGAAACAGGAATGCGCGGGAATGTCCCCGCTGAAGATCGTCCGCAGTACCGTGCCTTGTTTGACCGTCTCAAACCGGGCGATGAACTGGTCGTCCGCTGGGTAACTGATCTGGGTTTTCATTTCGATGCCTGTCATCTGACTATCAGCAATTTGCTGGCCAAAGGCGTGATCATCCATACCCTGAATCAGCCCCTGACATTTCAGCTGGATTGCCCGATCACCGACGCCTTGCTGCGGATGCTGAAAGGCTATGCCAGCTCGCAAACCCAACAACGATTGTGGGCCGCTGAAGCGAGTCGCGGCATCCTCCGGCAAGACCCGTCGGCCTGGAAAGAAAAATTTCGGGGCCGTCGGGCCAATCAGGCACAACACCAGCAGATCGCTAAACTGCTGCAAGCCGGGAAAACGCTGCAAAGTGTGGCGGATGAAGTAGGCGTGAGCATTTCCACGGTCAAACGCGTCAAAGCCAAAATGCAGCAACCGGACCAAGCGGGCCTTGATCGCCACGACCCCTCCTCCTGTAATCCATAA
- a CDS encoding LysR substrate-binding domain-containing protein has product MDNRLRHLSGLRYFEAAARQQSYSKAAEELYVSQAAVSQKIRQLEESLGCKLFTRQGRNMMLTSQGTSLFSAVSRGFEHILSGLNTIQAEPLEGMLTVNTTPSFAARWLMPRLWKFTMSHPNIPIRVYATAESPEMKYGNIDIAIRQGYDTDLGNNLTKTLLYEEAVYPICSPELAESVQLTRPEQLLDCWLIHGVDTHSFTWEKWFQIAGVTMPKNNVQWMEVSTFDMGLNAVIAGHGACLGTLSLAGDFIERGLLVKPFDIGMTPGVRFTLFYSQTSPRIARAQAFIDWLHNEVRHFQAQSALV; this is encoded by the coding sequence ATGGACAATCGCTTACGTCATTTATCCGGGCTGCGTTATTTTGAAGCCGCAGCCCGGCAACAGAGCTACAGCAAAGCCGCTGAAGAGCTTTATGTCAGTCAGGCCGCCGTCAGCCAGAAGATCCGCCAGCTGGAAGAATCACTCGGCTGCAAACTTTTTACCCGACAGGGACGCAATATGATGCTGACCAGCCAGGGCACCAGCCTGTTTTCAGCCGTCTCCAGAGGATTCGAACATATTCTGTCTGGTCTGAATACCATTCAGGCCGAGCCGCTGGAAGGCATGCTGACCGTCAATACCACCCCGTCGTTTGCGGCACGCTGGCTGATGCCCAGACTCTGGAAGTTCACCATGAGTCATCCGAATATTCCGATCCGTGTGTACGCCACCGCCGAATCACCGGAGATGAAATACGGCAATATCGATATTGCCATTCGTCAGGGTTATGACACCGATTTAGGCAATAACCTGACCAAAACCCTGCTGTATGAAGAGGCCGTCTACCCGATCTGCTCGCCTGAACTGGCAGAATCCGTTCAACTGACCCGACCGGAACAGTTATTAGATTGCTGGCTCATCCATGGTGTGGACACCCATAGCTTCACCTGGGAGAAATGGTTCCAGATCGCCGGGGTCACCATGCCCAAAAACAACGTCCAGTGGATGGAAGTCAGCACATTCGATATGGGGCTGAATGCGGTGATCGCCGGCCATGGTGCCTGTTTGGGCACGCTCAGTCTGGCGGGAGATTTTATTGAACGCGGCCTGCTGGTGAAGCCTTTCGACATTGGCATGACCCCCGGCGTCCGCTTCACCCTGTTTTACAGCCAGACTTCACCCCGGATCGCCCGGGCCCAGGCTTTCATCGACTGGCTGCACAATGAAGTCAGACACTTTCAAGCGCAGTCCGCGCTCGTCTGA
- a CDS encoding GNAT family N-acetyltransferase gives MEVFVRALIPADIPAYREIRLESLRLHPDCFGADYEAQRRMSQMFFERNIEVQSPQHTMLGAYDGEVLIGLCGLSDIGNQTALITQMYVQGAYHGLGVGQALIEAAKQTAAATHRARVLQLDVYPQNLAAKHSYEKAGFQVTDQTEDELIMTLVLS, from the coding sequence ATGGAAGTTTTTGTTCGTGCCTTAATCCCGGCTGATATCCCGGCTTATCGAGAGATTCGTCTGGAAAGCCTGCGTCTGCATCCGGACTGCTTTGGCGCCGATTATGAAGCGCAGCGGCGCATGTCCCAAATGTTTTTTGAACGTAATATTGAGGTGCAAAGCCCGCAGCACACCATGTTGGGCGCATATGACGGAGAAGTGCTGATAGGACTGTGCGGCCTTTCTGACATCGGAAACCAGACCGCTTTGATCACCCAGATGTATGTTCAGGGGGCGTATCATGGGCTGGGTGTGGGTCAGGCGTTAATCGAAGCTGCGAAACAAACGGCAGCCGCAACCCATCGGGCTCGTGTGCTTCAGCTGGATGTCTATCCGCAAAATCTGGCGGCAAAGCACAGTTACGAAAAAGCCGGTTTTCAGGTGACTGATCAGACTGAAGATGAGCTGATCATGACGCTGGTGCTCTCATGA
- a CDS encoding N-acetyltransferase → MIRIHHVDPGLIPMALLLEADPSEACIQRYLSGAFCLAAVQNDEIIGVCVAQSIAEATYELFNLAVYPAYQQQGIGTQLLTALFPRLRKQGATALVLGTGTFGYQLTFYQKLGFRVDAVMKDFFLDHYDEPIFEQGLQHRDMLRLRLDLTENQG, encoded by the coding sequence ATGATCCGGATTCATCATGTTGATCCTGGACTGATCCCGATGGCGCTGCTGCTGGAAGCTGATCCGTCTGAAGCCTGTATTCAGCGGTACCTGAGCGGTGCATTCTGTCTGGCTGCGGTTCAGAATGATGAGATCATTGGTGTTTGTGTAGCGCAATCTATCGCGGAAGCGACTTATGAACTTTTTAATCTGGCGGTCTATCCGGCATACCAGCAACAGGGAATTGGCACACAACTGCTGACGGCTTTGTTTCCGAGACTGCGAAAGCAGGGTGCGACAGCACTGGTACTGGGCACCGGCACGTTTGGTTATCAGTTAACCTTCTATCAGAAACTGGGATTCCGGGTCGACGCTGTGATGAAAGATTTCTTTCTTGATCATTACGATGAGCCCATCTTCGAGCAGGGGCTGCAGCACCGGGATATGCTCAGACTTCGTCTGGATTTGACCGAAAATCAGGGTTAA
- a CDS encoding cytochrome c, translating to MLIASLAGAASAEIELPPGPDRDLVYGTCRTCHDLQYLQDSAGIPESAWSDLLDSMKQYGLRIPPDRRARILSYLGAYLGPNPPPASSVAAVASAAAPADGKTLFNEQCSSCHQVNGAGQPGTFPPLAGNPDLMLDPHFPVFVVLNGLQGKITVEGKTYNAQMPSFAHLSDTEVAAVINYIREAWGNDALRPADMSPLDDAAVATVRATEKTPDEVHAYRASLK from the coding sequence ATGTTGATTGCCTCGCTGGCAGGTGCTGCATCGGCTGAAATCGAACTGCCGCCCGGCCCCGACCGGGACCTTGTTTATGGTACCTGCCGGACCTGCCATGATCTGCAATACCTGCAAGACTCCGCCGGAATTCCAGAGAGTGCCTGGAGCGATCTGCTGGATAGCATGAAGCAATACGGCCTGCGCATTCCCCCGGACCGGCGCGCCAGAATTCTCAGTTATCTCGGCGCATACCTCGGTCCCAACCCTCCACCGGCATCGTCCGTTGCCGCCGTAGCCTCTGCAGCAGCACCGGCTGACGGTAAAACGCTGTTCAACGAACAATGTTCCAGCTGTCATCAGGTCAATGGTGCCGGGCAGCCCGGAACGTTTCCACCGCTGGCTGGCAACCCGGATCTGATGCTCGACCCGCACTTTCCGGTCTTCGTCGTGCTCAACGGTCTGCAAGGTAAAATCACGGTTGAAGGCAAAACTTACAACGCTCAGATGCCTTCGTTCGCACACCTTTCGGATACGGAGGTCGCTGCGGTAATCAATTACATCCGTGAAGCCTGGGGTAACGATGCATTGCGCCCGGCAGACATGTCACCACTCGACGATGCCGCCGTCGCCACAGTCCGGGCAACTGAAAAAACGCCCGATGAAGTCCACGCCTACCGGGCCAGTCTGAAGTAA